TGTCAACCGGAATACTTTGGGTACGAAGGGCTCAATAAGCTCATGCAAGCCTGCGAGCGGGTGAAAGACCTCTATAACCCCAATCTGACTATAGGAGGTATTTTCTTTACCAAGTACAGTAGCCGCTACCGTAAAAAGCTTCATCATGACATTGTGGCCCTGATTGACTCCAAGTATTCTGAGGCCAAGCTGCTCATGGAAACCACTATTCGTGAAAACGTTTCGCTGGCGGAAGCTCAGATAAAGAAGCAGAGCATCTACCGGTGGGCGCCCGAGAGCAATGGCGCCACTGATTACGAATCGCTTACCCAAGAAATCATTGCCCGAGTATGAGCAAGCAGAGCAAGAAACCAAATTTTGGGGATGACTTGGATGCCTCGGCGCCATCGCTAACGAATGACGCGCTCCTATACGGGGTAAACCGGAGCATCTTACCGCAGGTAGCCCCAACCCCTGCTGCTTCGTCCGAACCGGAAACTACTGCTTCCACTTCGACGGAAGAAGAATGGTTGAAATTCAGCAGCTTTCTGCGACGCAGCACCTACGTTCGCTTAAAGCAAAGTGAGTACTGGGACCGACTGGTGCTGAAGAAAGCAGTTGATTCAGCACTTTGTGCTTTTCTAGACACGATGGAAGGAGCTGATCGGCCGCTGCCAGAAGACGAACAGTATCGACTGAATGGCAAGAAACTCAAATAGTTACAGTATAAAAAAGCATAAAAAGCGCCGCAAAAATTTTCGCTTATTACTTTTTTTTGCTTTTACCGCGACCGTCTTTTCATGCCTACAAAATCGCCCTAAACAAGCTAGCTGATTACCTATACTATATTAGTAATTACAGGAGCCGTAACGGCCTGATTATATGTATCATGGAATGGAATAAGCCTACAAAATCGCCCTTTCATGCCTACAAAATCGACGATTAGCGCCTACAAAATCGCCCTTTGACGCCTACAAAACCGCCTTGCTGCCTTCCTTATGCCTACAAAATCGCCCTTGGTTCCGATTGTTGACAAAACGGTTGCCCAGCACAATGCGCTCATTAACGCAAGGTTCAGTTTTGTACCTCTGGAGATGCGATTGTTTATTTCTTTACTCACGCGTATTGAACCGGGAGACGAGCAATTTCGGGAACACTTTGTACCGATGGCTGAGATAATTCATGAACGCACGGGAGGCTCAGCGTATGATGAGGTAAAGCAAATGTGCAATAACATTACCTCCCGGCGGCTGTATATTGAAAAGCTGATTGACACGCAACAGGGTACTCGGAAGCGGAGCAAAAAGCCTGACTTCGAGTTTATCCCCTTGATGGCGAAGGCCGCTTACGAAAGCGATAGGGGAGGGGTGGTAGCCTCGTTTAACCCCCTGATTATGCCTTATCTACTACAGTTGCGGGAGAGTGGTAACTTCACTCTTGCGCAACTTGAGCAGCTCAATAAGCTGAAGAGCTTTTACTCCTACCGCATCTATTGGCTGCTGAAAGAGTATGCCACCTTCAAAGAGCGGACAATTACAATTGCTCAACTCCGTTTCTTACTAGATCTGCAGGAGGGAGAGTATCCGCGCTTTAATAACCTGCGCACCCGCATTTTGGACAAAGCCCAGACTGAGATGCAATCGACGGATATGCCGTTCACTTACGAGCTGCAGAAGCAAGGCAAAGTCGTCTCGGAGGTAAAATTTCTACTGGCTGCTCCAGCTGAGGGAAAGGTTATGCCTACAAAATCGCCCTCAGCCGAAGTGCCCGCTTGGGCTCAAACTTTGGCAGAAATAGGGGTCGGCGAAAAAAGCTTGGCCGTGGTCCGCCAGCAACTGGAATCTGGTGAATACGAGGTGGACTATATTGCCTATGTAGTACGCATTGTAGCGAGTCAGTTCCGCAAGGGCAAAATCAAGAAGCCCGCAGGTGCTATCTACAAGGCTTTAATTGAAAAATATCTGTTGGCGGATTACCAGCAGGCAAAGACAGCCGTTAACACAAAAAGGAAGGTAGAAACTCCAGCGCCCTCTATTGCCTCGGAAGTATCCTTTCGTCTAAGCGAGGTACGAGAAATGTTCGAAAATCCCGGGCCTTATGCCCAGCGACAGAAGCAGGCAGACACGTTCGAACAACATTTACAGCAAGTATATTTTCGCGATGGCTTCAGAATAGAAGATCGAGAAGGGGAGCAATGGCTTGTCAAGCACAACGAAAAGCTGTAACGTATTCTAGAGTGCTACCTCTACTTATTCCCGATTTTCAAATAAGCGGCCATTATAAATTACAAGAAGTGAACTATACATTTCAGTCCATATACACTCTCCTAAATTAAATGCGGCTGCTATAAATCGCACATGACACGTTTTGATGTGTTAGATCACTAAATCCGGCAACTATTCAAGCTGATATGACACCGAGTCTAAGGCCGAGCTATAAATTGTCTAAGCATTGTGTGTAAGGCACTGTCTCCAGCCGGTTGGTACAAGGATCCATGCCCGCCGGCCGGAACAGTGGCCTGTCTTAAAAGTTTGGTCCAAAAATCGCATTTGAAGCGGATGCAAGCATTTGCTATGCAGGACGCTTAATTAATTCACCGAGTTACTTACTGCCGTTAACGACAAGAGCCACTTCCTTTGAAAGTGGCTCTTCGATGAAAGAGAATTTTGACCTACTAATAGACTGATTTCTTCTTTGCCCGGCCGGAGTGGGCCGAGCCGCTACCGCGGTCGATGAGCGCGCCCCACATGCGCGGCGGCTTGGCTTGGTGTACTAGGACAGTAAAGTCGCTTTCAAAAGAAGCAGCGGAAAAACTTGGCCGACGGCCCTGCGGCCGGTGCTCCCCCCGTCAGCCTCGCTAAGCGCACTTTTCAAATTTACTGCCACAGGAACCTTTACCCGCTTCTGCCGGTACAGCGGTAGCCGGCATTTTCTGAATGCTGTTACCTTTGCCCCGATGCGCCTGCTTGCCCTCTTTTTTGCGTTCTACTTCGCCTGCCTCTCGACGCTGACCTGCGCCGACGGCGAAGTCGTGTGCAAAGACGCCAAGCAGACCACCGTGGCCGCCGCCTCGCACACCGACTGCGACGCCGGTGCCCTGGGCGACTGGTGCTCCCCGCTGTGCCAATGCCACTGCTGTGGCGGGGCCGTGGTGCCGCTAGCGCCCCTGCCGACCCTAACAGCAACTCCAGCCGTGACGTGGGCCTCTGCCCTGCGCCACGCCCGTTTGCGGGTGGGTGCCCCCACCCGGGCCGCCGCGGCCGTGTGGCAGCCGCCCCAGGCCTAACCCTTCCCGTTTCCTGCTGTCTCCCCCGCCGGGGTAGCCTGACGCGCCCGTTGTGCGCCCGGGCTGCTGACCCTGGCCCTGGTCGCCTGGGGCGGCTACTCGCTGAGTCGGCTGCCGGTTGACGCGGTGCCCGACATCACCACCAACCAGGTCGTCGTCTACACGGTGGCCCCCTCGCTGGCCGCCGGCGACATCGAGCGGCTCGTCTCCTTTCCCGTCGAGCAAAGCCTGGCCACCATTCCCGGCCGCGAAGAAGTACGCTCCTTCTCGCGCTTTGGCCTCTCGGTCGTGACCATCGTCTTCGAGGACAAGATTGACATTTACTGGGCCCGCCAGCAGGTAGCCGAGCGCCTGCGCGAGGCCGAAAGCCAGATTCCCCAGGGCATCGGCCGGCCGGAAATGGCGCCGGTCAGCACCGGCCTGGGCGAGGTGTACCAGTACCTGGTGCGCGCCAAGCCCGGCTACGAGAAGAAGTACGACGCCCGCGAGCTGCGCACCATTCAGGACTGGATTGTGCGCCGCCAGCTGCTGGGCACGCCCGGCGTGGCCGACGTGGCCAGCTTTGGCGGGCTGCTCAAGCAGTACGAAATCCGGCTGGACCCGGCCCGGCTCCGCTCGTTGAGCGTGACCGTGGAGCAGGTGTACCAAGCCGTTTCGCGCAACAACCAGAACGCCGGCGGCGCCTACCTCGACCAGAAGCCCACCGCCTACTTCATCCGCACCGAAGGCCTGGCCGAGAATGCCGCCGACCTGGGCAACATTGTCGTGCGCAACACCCAGGGCGGGCTGCCCGTGCTGGTGCGCGACGTGGCCGACGTGCGCCTAGGCTCCGCGGTGCGCTACGGGGCCATGACCCGCAACGCGGAGGGCGAAGTCACCGGCGGCATCGTGCTCATGCTCAAGGGCGCCAACGCCAACGAGGTCATCAAAGCCGTCAAGGCGCGCATGGTAACGGTGGAAAAGTCCTTGCCCGAGGGCGTGACCATCGACGTGTACCTGGACCGCTCCGACCTGGTGGGCCGCGCCATCCACACGGTGAGCAAAAACCTGCTGGAAGGGGCGCTCATCGTCATTTTTGTGCTGGTGCTGTTTCTGGGCAACTGGCGGGCGGGGCTGGTGGTGGCCTCGGTCATCCCGCTGGCCATGCTTTTTGCCATCAGCATGATGCGCCTGTTCGGCGTATCGGGCAACCTGCTCTCGCTTGGGGCCATCGACTTTGGCCTCGTCGTGGACGGGGCCGTCATCATCGTCGAAGCCATCGTGCACCGCCTGCACGGCGGGCAGCTGCGAGTGCCGGGCAACCGACTAAGTGCCGACCAGATGAATGAGGAAACCTACCACGCGGCTTCTAAAATCCGCTCCTCGGCCGCCTTCGGGGAAATCATCATCCTGATTGTGTACCTGCCCCTGCTGGCCCTGGCCGGCATCGAAGGCAAGATGTTCCGGCCCATGGCCGAAACCGTAGCCTTTGCCATCCTGGGCGCCTTCATCCTTTCGCTGACCTACGTGCCCATGATGTCGGCCCTGGCGCTAAGCCGCTCCACGGAAGTGAAGCGCAACTTCTCGGACCGGATGATGAACTGGCTCGAAGCCCGCTACCGCCCAGTGCTGGAATGGGCCCTGCGCCGCAAAGCAGTGGTGCTGTCCGCGGCAGTAATGATGTTTGCGGGCGCCCTGCTGCTGTTTCGCACCCTGGGCGGCGAATTCATCCCACAGCTCGCCGAAGGCGACTTTGCAGTGGAGATGCGCACGCTCACCGGCTCCTCTCTGAGCTACACGGTGGAGAAAAGTCAGCAGGCGGCGGCTATTCTTAAAAAGCAGTTTCCCGAAGTGCTGGAGGTGGTGACTAAAATCGGCGCGGCCGAGATTCCCACCGACCCCATGCCAGTCGAAGGCGGTGATTTAATGGTCATTCTGGAGAAGGATAAAAGCAAATGGACCTCCGCGAGCACGCAGGAGGAGCTGGCGGAGAAGATGGCCAAGGCACTGAGCGTGATTCCCGGCATGACCTTCGGCTTCCAGCAGCCCATCCAGATGCGCTTCAACGAGCTCATCAGCGGCGCCAAACAGGACGTGGTGCTCAAGATTTACGGGGAGGACCTGCAGCAGCTCGCTTCCTATGCCCAGCAGGCCGCCCGCCTGGTGCGCCAGGTCGAAGGAGCTGAGGACGTGTACGTGGAGCAGGTCACCGGCCTGCCCCAAATTGTGGTCAAGCTGGACCGCAACCGGCTGGCCCGGTTCGGCCTCAACGCCGAGGACGTGAACCGTACCGTTCAAACGGCCTTCGCTGGCCAGACCGCTGGCCAGCTCTACGAGCAGGAGCGCCGCTTCGACGTGGTGCTGCGCCTGGCCCCCGAACTGCGCCGGAACATCGGCAACGTGCGCCAGCTATTGGTGGCGACCCCCAGCGGGGAGCAAATCCCGCTGGAGCAGGTGGCCACGGTGGAGCTGCAGGAAGGCCCCAACCAGATTCAGCGCGACGACGCCAAGCGCCGCATCACCGTGGCTTTCAACGTGCGGGGCCGGGACGTGGAAAGCGTCGTGACCGAGTTGCAGGGCAAAGTAGACCGCGAGCTGAAGTTTGCCCCCGGCTATTATACCACCTATGGCGGCCAGTTCGAGAACCTGCGCCAGGCCTCGGAGCGGCTGAGCATTGCCGTGCCAGTGGCCTTGCTGCTGATTTTCGTGCTCTTGTTCTTCACGTTCAAGTCACTCAAACAGTCGGTGCTGATTTTCACGGCCATTCCGCTCTCGGCCATTGGTGGGGTGCTGGCCTTGTGGCTGCGGGGCATGCCCTTCAGCATCTCGGCCGGGGTGGGCTTCATTGCCCTCTTCGGCGTGGCCGTGCTCAACGGCATCGTGCTCATCGGCTACTTCAACCAGCTCAAGGACGAAGGCCGCACCGACCTTTACCAGCGCATACTGGAGGGCACGCAGGTGCGCCTACGACCGGTGCTGATGACGGCTACGGTGGCCTCATTGGGCTTTCTGCCCATGGCCCTGTCGCAGTCGGCCGGTGCCGAGGTGCAGCGCCCCCTGGCCACGGTGGTCATCGGCGGGCTGGTCACGGCCACGCTGCTAACCCTGCTCGTGTTGCCGGTGCTTTACGCCTTGTCTGAACGCAGGTCGAAACAACAGGGAGAAGAAAAGCCGCAATCCGCCACGGCCGTGCCGGTTTCGGCGGTGCTGCTCGTGCTGGGTGGTTTGCTCGCTGCTACGCCCGCCCGGGCTCAGGGCCCGATTACCGCCACCCAGGCCGTGGGGCAAGCGTTGCAGGCCAATGGCACCGTGCAGGCCGCCCAACGCTCCCTGGAAGCCCAGCAGGCCCTGCGCCGCACCGCCTTCGACGTGGGCCGTACCACCATCTCAGGTACCTACGGGCAGGTGAACTCCCCGCTTTCCGACAACCTGCTCAGTATCGGCCAGACCCTGGCCCTGCCCGGCTACTACCGGGCTCAGGCCGGCCTGAGCCAGGCCCAGATTGGGGGCCGGGAACAGCAGCTCCAGCAGGTGCAGGCCGAATTGCGCCGCCAGGTGCGTCTGAGCTACGAGCGGGCCGTGCACGCCCGGCACCGCCTGCGCACCCTGCGCGGGCAGGACAGCATCTACACCGAATTTCTGCGCTCGGCTCAACTGCGCTTCAAGACCGGCGAAGTAGCCCGCCTGGAACCGGCCAATGCCCTTATTCAACAGGGCGAAACGCAGAACCTGCTGGCTCAGGCCCGGGCCGACTACGCCATTGCCCGCCGCCAGCTGCAGGCCCTGCTGCAAACCACGCAGCCGGTAGCTATTGCCGACAGCACCTTGCGCCTATTGCCTGCCCCGACGGCCCCCGCAGATACGGCCGCCCTGGCCGCCACCCCACAGGCGCGGGTTCTGCAGCAGCAGATTGCGGAGCGCCGCGCCGAAACCCGGGTGGAGCAGGCTCAAGCCCTGCCTCACGTAACCGTGGGCTACACCAACCAGTCCTTGCGCGGCACCTACGAGATAGAGGGGCAAACCTCGACCTACGGGGCCGGCGACCGATTCCAGAGCGTGCAGGCCGGCGTAGCCATTCCGCTGCTGCGCGGGCCCCAAAAGGCCCGGGTGCAGGCGGCCAAGCTGCAAGAGCAGGTGGCATCGACGGCCTACCAGCGCTACCAGGCCGAAGCTGCCGCCCAGCTGGATGAGCTGCGCCTGCGCCTGCAGGAACAACGGCAGCGGGTGGAGTTTTACCAGCAGACCGGCCTGCCGCAAGCCGCCGTCATCGTGCGCCTCAGCCAGCGGGCCTACAAGGCCGGCGAAACCACTTACTCGGAGCTATTGCTCAACCTGGAGCGCGCCCTGAGCGTGCGCACGGCCTACCTCGACGCCGTGCTTGAACACAACCAAACCGCCATCGACCTGGAGTACCTGTTGGGCGCTGCCGCTCAATAAGCCTTTGGCTCCCTCTGACCTGACAACCATGAATAAGATTGCATCCCTGGTGCTGCTCCTCGGCCTAACCCTGGCAGGCTGCACCACCGACAAGAAAGAAACCGAGCCTGCGGATACCGAAGCGGCCGAAACGAAGGAGGCCGCCGAAGGTGGGGAAAGCGGCGAGGCCGCAGAAGCTTCCGACATGGTCCGCCTCTCGCCCGCCGAGCAGCAGGCCGCCGGTCTGAAAACCGGGCGCCTCGCCGACCGGCCCATGGGCTCCGGTCTGGCCGTAACGGGTACGCTGGACGTGCCGCCGGAAAGTGCCGTCTCCATCACCGCCCCGCTGGGCGGCTTCGTGGAAAACACGGAATTGCTGCAGGGCACCCGGGTGCGCAAAGGCGAAGTGCTGGCCACCATCCGCAATCCTGAGTTCGTGACCCTGCAGCAGGACTACCTCGAAACCCGGGCCCGCCTCGAATACGCCCGCACCGAGCTGGCCCGCCAGAAAGAGCTCTACGAGCAGGAGGTGGCCCCGCAGAAAAACTACCAGCGCGCCCAGGCCGACTATCATACCCTGCAGGTGCAAACTTCTGCCCAGGCCACCCGGCTGCGGCTGGCCGGCCTGCCCGTGGGCGGCCGGATGGTCACCACGGCCAGCGTCCGCGCCCCGCGGGCCGGCTTCGTGCGGGCCGTGAACGTGACGGTGGGCCAAGCAGTGACAGCCACCGATGCCCTGTTTGAAATCGTGGACCCGGAGCACCTGCACGTGGAGCTCACCGTGTTCGAGCGCGACGTGGCCCGGGTGCAGAAAGGGCAGCTGATTCGCTTCACCCTGGCCAGCGACTCCACCGGCTCCCGGCGCGAGCGCACGGCCCACGTGTACCTGGTGGGCAAAGCCATTGGCGAGGACCGCACCGTCCGCGTGCACGGCCACCTCGACCAGGAAAACGACCCCGCCCTGTTGCCCGGCCTCTACGTGCGGGCCACCATCGAAACGGGCCGCACCCAGGCGCCTACGCTGCCCGATGCGGCGCTGGTGCGCTTCGAGAGCAAGAACTACGCCTATGCGGTGGAGGCCCCCGGCCGCTACCGCATGGTGCCCGTCACGCTGGGCCGCAGCGAGGACGGCTTCACCGAAGTCACCCTGCCCGAGTCGGTACCGGCCACTACGCCCTTCGTTACCGACGGAGCTTATTCGCTGCTAGCTAAAATGAAAAACGCCGAAGAGGAAGAATAGACCTGACTCATCCCCTCCGCGACATCTTAATTCCCAAGACTGCATGCACCGGTGTCCAGGGGTTGTCCCCGCAACCGGCCGCTGTGCCCATTTCCGACTTGCCATGCCTGATAGAACCCCTGAAAAACTGAACGAAGAGCTGAACACGGCCAAGCAGGTGCAGCTGGAGAACGTGGGCGCGTTGACCCGCGACCAACTAACCCCAACCGCCGCGGCCGAACCCCAGGGCCACGACGTAGCCGGCCACGACCACGCACCGGCCGCCGAACCCAGCGAGTCGTGGTGGCGCAACCCCTACGCGCCGGCCATAGCGAGCCTAATCCTGCTATTGGCGGGGCTTGCCCTGGACTATTACGACGTGGCCTTTTTCACCAAGTACGTCCGCCTGCTCTGGTACGGGGTGGCCTTTCTGCTAGTGGGCTGGAAAGTTATCCGCTCGGCCGTACAGAGCATTCCTTCGGGTAACATCTTCAACGAGTTCCTGCTCATGAGCTTGGCCACGCTGGGCGCCTTTGCCATCGGTGAGTACCCGGAAGGGGTGGCCGTGATGCTGTTCTACACCGTGGGCGAACTGTTTCAGGACGCAGCCGTGAACCGGGCCAAGCGCAGCATCCGCGCCCTGCTGGAGATTCAAGCCACCGAAGTGACTGTAGTTCGCGGTGGGCGAAGCATGGTACTGGACCCCAAGCAGGTACAGTTGGGCGACACCATCGAAGTACGACCGGGCGAGAAAGTGGCCCTCGACGGCACCCTGACCCAGGGGCCGGCCAGCTTTAACACGGCCGCGCTGACCGGCGAGTCGGCCCCGCAGACCAAGCAAACGGGGGAAGTCGTGCTGGCCGGCATGATAAACCAGGAGTCACTGGTGCAGGTGCTGGTGACGGCCACCTACCAGGACACCAAGCTGGCCAAAATCCTGGCCATGGTGCAGGACGCGGTGAGCCGCAAGGCCAAAACCCAGCTGTTCATCACCAAGTTTGCTAAAACTTACACGCCCATCGTCGTGCTACTGGCCACGCTGCTCATCGTGGTGCCCTACTTCGTGGTCGACGATTACGTGTTTCGCACCTGGCTGTACCGGGCGCTGGTGTTTCTGGTGATTTCCTGCCCCTGCGCCCTGGTGGTGAGCATTCCGCTGGGCTACTTCGGTGGCATCGGGGCCGCTTCCAAAGCCGGCATTCTGTTCAAGGGCTCGAACTTCCTGGACGTGCTGCGCGAAATTGACACCGTGGTCATGGACAAGACCGGCACGCTCACCCAGGGCGTGTTTGCCGTGCAGCAGGTGGTTGCGGTGCCCGGCACCGAGCCGGCTGCCCTGCTGCGCTTGGTTGGGGCGCTGGAAACCAAGTCCACCCACCCCATCGCCAAGGCCGTGGTGCAGCACGTGGGCGCGGCTGCGGCTGGCGTCGTGGTGGACAACGTGGAGGAAATTGCCGGCCACGGGTTACGGGGCCGGGTCGATGGCCGCGAGGTGCTCGCCGGCAATACCAAGCTGCTCGCCAAATACGGGGTGAGTTATCCGGCCGAAGTCGACCAAGTGGTCGACAGCATCGTGGTGGCGGCCGTGGACGGCCGGTACGCCGGCTACCTGACCGTGGCCGACGCCCCCAAGGCCGACGCTCAGCAGACCGTGCGCGAGCTGCGGGCCGACGGCATCACCAAAATCGTGATGCTCTCCGGCGACAAAGACAGCATCACCCAGCGGGTGGCCAAGGAGTTAGGCATTGATGAGGCGCACGGCGGGCTGCTGCCGGAGGACAAAGCCCGCTACGTGCAGCAGTACCTCAACGACGGGCACAAGCTGGCCTTCGTGGGCGATGGGGTAAACGATGCGCCCGTGGTGGCCCTGGCCGACGTGGGCATTGCCATGGGTGGGCTGGGCTCGGACGCCACCATCGAAACGGCCGACGTGGTGATTCAAACCGACCACCCCAGCAAGATTGCCACCGCCCGGCGCATTGCCCGTGCCACGCACACGGTGGTGTGGCAGAACATCTGGCTGGCCTTTGGCGTGAAAGCCGTGGTGCTGGCCCTGGGCGCCGGCGGCCTGGCCACCATGTGGGAAGCGGTGTTTGCCGACGTGGGGGTAGCGTTGCTGGCGATTCTGAACGCCGTGCGGATTCAGCGCATGGACTTCACCAGCAAAGGGGAATCACCTCGCTCTGAATCCTAACCGACTTTATCAATTCTTATCATGAAACCGCACCTTGTTCTTGTGGCCGGCTTATTGGTCGGCAGTCTGGTCGCCGCCAGCTGCAGCTCCCGGCACGATTCCGACGAATACGAGCAGAAGGACCAAGCCGGAGCCAAGACGAAGCCGGTGCCGGCACCCGTGAAGCGGCCGACCTCCCTGCGTGACACCGTACAGTTGCTGATGCAACAGCTCGACACGGTGCGTCGCATCGGCTGCTGGGACGAGGACTTTGCCCGCGTCATGACCGTGCACCACGCCGGGGCTCAGCGCCTGGCCGCAGTGGAAATAGCGCA
This genomic window from Hymenobacter sp. DG01 contains:
- a CDS encoding DUF6660 family protein gives rise to the protein MRLLALFFAFYFACLSTLTCADGEVVCKDAKQTTVAAASHTDCDAGALGDWCSPLCQCHCCGGAVVPLAPLPTLTATPAVTWASALRHARLRVGAPTRAAAAVWQPPQA
- a CDS encoding replication initiation protein is translated as MPTKSPLVPIVDKTVAQHNALINARFSFVPLEMRLFISLLTRIEPGDEQFREHFVPMAEIIHERTGGSAYDEVKQMCNNITSRRLYIEKLIDTQQGTRKRSKKPDFEFIPLMAKAAYESDRGGVVASFNPLIMPYLLQLRESGNFTLAQLEQLNKLKSFYSYRIYWLLKEYATFKERTITIAQLRFLLDLQEGEYPRFNNLRTRILDKAQTEMQSTDMPFTYELQKQGKVVSEVKFLLAAPAEGKVMPTKSPSAEVPAWAQTLAEIGVGEKSLAVVRQQLESGEYEVDYIAYVVRIVASQFRKGKIKKPAGAIYKALIEKYLLADYQQAKTAVNTKRKVETPAPSIASEVSFRLSEVREMFENPGPYAQRQKQADTFEQHLQQVYFRDGFRIEDREGEQWLVKHNEKL
- a CDS encoding efflux RND transporter periplasmic adaptor subunit yields the protein MNKIASLVLLLGLTLAGCTTDKKETEPADTEAAETKEAAEGGESGEAAEASDMVRLSPAEQQAAGLKTGRLADRPMGSGLAVTGTLDVPPESAVSITAPLGGFVENTELLQGTRVRKGEVLATIRNPEFVTLQQDYLETRARLEYARTELARQKELYEQEVAPQKNYQRAQADYHTLQVQTSAQATRLRLAGLPVGGRMVTTASVRAPRAGFVRAVNVTVGQAVTATDALFEIVDPEHLHVELTVFERDVARVQKGQLIRFTLASDSTGSRRERTAHVYLVGKAIGEDRTVRVHGHLDQENDPALLPGLYVRATIETGRTQAPTLPDAALVRFESKNYAYAVEAPGRYRMVPVTLGRSEDGFTEVTLPESVPATTPFVTDGAYSLLAKMKNAEEEE
- a CDS encoding heavy metal translocating P-type ATPase, giving the protein MPDRTPEKLNEELNTAKQVQLENVGALTRDQLTPTAAAEPQGHDVAGHDHAPAAEPSESWWRNPYAPAIASLILLLAGLALDYYDVAFFTKYVRLLWYGVAFLLVGWKVIRSAVQSIPSGNIFNEFLLMSLATLGAFAIGEYPEGVAVMLFYTVGELFQDAAVNRAKRSIRALLEIQATEVTVVRGGRSMVLDPKQVQLGDTIEVRPGEKVALDGTLTQGPASFNTAALTGESAPQTKQTGEVVLAGMINQESLVQVLVTATYQDTKLAKILAMVQDAVSRKAKTQLFITKFAKTYTPIVVLLATLLIVVPYFVVDDYVFRTWLYRALVFLVISCPCALVVSIPLGYFGGIGAASKAGILFKGSNFLDVLREIDTVVMDKTGTLTQGVFAVQQVVAVPGTEPAALLRLVGALETKSTHPIAKAVVQHVGAAAAGVVVDNVEEIAGHGLRGRVDGREVLAGNTKLLAKYGVSYPAEVDQVVDSIVVAAVDGRYAGYLTVADAPKADAQQTVRELRADGITKIVMLSGDKDSITQRVAKELGIDEAHGGLLPEDKARYVQQYLNDGHKLAFVGDGVNDAPVVALADVGIAMGGLGSDATIETADVVIQTDHPSKIATARRIARATHTVVWQNIWLAFGVKAVVLALGAGGLATMWEAVFADVGVALLAILNAVRIQRMDFTSKGESPRSES
- a CDS encoding CusA/CzcA family heavy metal efflux RND transporter yields the protein MLTLALVAWGGYSLSRLPVDAVPDITTNQVVVYTVAPSLAAGDIERLVSFPVEQSLATIPGREEVRSFSRFGLSVVTIVFEDKIDIYWARQQVAERLREAESQIPQGIGRPEMAPVSTGLGEVYQYLVRAKPGYEKKYDARELRTIQDWIVRRQLLGTPGVADVASFGGLLKQYEIRLDPARLRSLSVTVEQVYQAVSRNNQNAGGAYLDQKPTAYFIRTEGLAENAADLGNIVVRNTQGGLPVLVRDVADVRLGSAVRYGAMTRNAEGEVTGGIVLMLKGANANEVIKAVKARMVTVEKSLPEGVTIDVYLDRSDLVGRAIHTVSKNLLEGALIVIFVLVLFLGNWRAGLVVASVIPLAMLFAISMMRLFGVSGNLLSLGAIDFGLVVDGAVIIVEAIVHRLHGGQLRVPGNRLSADQMNEETYHAASKIRSSAAFGEIIILIVYLPLLALAGIEGKMFRPMAETVAFAILGAFILSLTYVPMMSALALSRSTEVKRNFSDRMMNWLEARYRPVLEWALRRKAVVLSAAVMMFAGALLLFRTLGGEFIPQLAEGDFAVEMRTLTGSSLSYTVEKSQQAAAILKKQFPEVLEVVTKIGAAEIPTDPMPVEGGDLMVILEKDKSKWTSASTQEELAEKMAKALSVIPGMTFGFQQPIQMRFNELISGAKQDVVLKIYGEDLQQLASYAQQAARLVRQVEGAEDVYVEQVTGLPQIVVKLDRNRLARFGLNAEDVNRTVQTAFAGQTAGQLYEQERRFDVVLRLAPELRRNIGNVRQLLVATPSGEQIPLEQVATVELQEGPNQIQRDDAKRRITVAFNVRGRDVESVVTELQGKVDRELKFAPGYYTTYGGQFENLRQASERLSIAVPVALLLIFVLLFFTFKSLKQSVLIFTAIPLSAIGGVLALWLRGMPFSISAGVGFIALFGVAVLNGIVLIGYFNQLKDEGRTDLYQRILEGTQVRLRPVLMTATVASLGFLPMALSQSAGAEVQRPLATVVIGGLVTATLLTLLVLPVLYALSERRSKQQGEEKPQSATAVPVSAVLLVLGGLLAATPARAQGPITATQAVGQALQANGTVQAAQRSLEAQQALRRTAFDVGRTTISGTYGQVNSPLSDNLLSIGQTLALPGYYRAQAGLSQAQIGGREQQLQQVQAELRRQVRLSYERAVHARHRLRTLRGQDSIYTEFLRSAQLRFKTGEVARLEPANALIQQGETQNLLAQARADYAIARRQLQALLQTTQPVAIADSTLRLLPAPTAPADTAALAATPQARVLQQQIAERRAETRVEQAQALPHVTVGYTNQSLRGTYEIEGQTSTYGAGDRFQSVQAGVAIPLLRGPQKARVQAAKLQEQVASTAYQRYQAEAAAQLDELRLRLQEQRQRVEFYQQTGLPQAAVIVRLSQRAYKAGETTYSELLLNLERALSVRTAYLDAVLEHNQTAIDLEYLLGAAAQ